One window from the genome of Saccharicrinis carchari encodes:
- a CDS encoding RNA methyltransferase codes for MRKLRNKELNRLSVEEFKHAKKTPIVVVLDNVRSLNNVGSVFRTSDALCLQEIYLCGITPTPPHNDIHKTALGAEDSMRWSYHEDTISAILALKNKGYKVYCVEQAVGSTSLLDFKPVQDQKMALIFGNEVKGVQQAVIDTADACIEIPQFGTKHSLNISVSAGIVLWEAGKYIRGMV; via the coding sequence ATGAGGAAACTGCGAAACAAAGAACTAAACAGACTAAGCGTAGAAGAGTTCAAGCATGCCAAAAAAACCCCCATTGTGGTAGTTCTCGACAATGTGAGAAGTCTGAACAATGTGGGTTCGGTTTTCAGGACATCCGATGCGCTTTGCCTTCAAGAAATATATTTATGTGGCATTACCCCCACTCCTCCGCATAACGACATACATAAAACTGCACTGGGCGCTGAAGATTCCATGCGATGGAGCTACCACGAAGATACTATATCGGCAATTTTAGCACTTAAAAATAAAGGCTATAAAGTATATTGCGTGGAACAGGCCGTGGGAAGCACCTCCTTGTTAGATTTTAAACCTGTACAAGATCAAAAAATGGCCCTGATTTTTGGCAACGAAGTAAAAGGTGTTCAGCAGGCGGTAATTGACACGGCCGACGCTTGTATCGAGATTCCCCAATTTGGCACCAAGCATTCGTTAAACATCAGTGTAAGTGCCGGTATCGTACTTTGGGAAGCCGGCAAATATATCCGGGGGATGGTATGA
- a CDS encoding GDP-mannose 4,6-dehydratase: MSKILVTGCAGFIGSHLSQTLLKKGYKVVGVDNFDPFYKRTMKEGNLSEFRHHPNFSFYELDLCDEARVKEKLSEKFDCIVHLAAKAGVRPSIENPQAYIDNNISATRILIDLMRETGSRKMAFASSSSVYGNMTDTPWSETLDVSMPISPYAFTKKSCELLNHTYHHLYKLDFINLRFFTVFGPRQRPDLAINKFTRLLYERKPIPMFGDGSTARDYTFVDDTVSGIIKAITYLQNNENVFENINLGNHTPVKLIDLIHTIAEVSGQKLEIERLPMQPGDVNITYANINKAKQLLGYAPTTSLKEGLQAFINWYLKQ; encoded by the coding sequence ATGAGCAAGATATTAGTAACGGGTTGTGCCGGTTTTATTGGTTCACATCTATCTCAAACACTGCTAAAAAAAGGCTACAAGGTGGTTGGGGTTGATAACTTCGATCCTTTTTACAAGCGAACAATGAAGGAAGGTAATCTGAGCGAATTCCGTCATCATCCGAACTTTAGCTTTTACGAGCTGGATTTATGCGATGAAGCCAGGGTAAAGGAAAAATTATCTGAAAAATTCGATTGCATTGTTCATCTGGCGGCTAAAGCGGGAGTGCGTCCTTCCATTGAAAATCCACAAGCTTATATTGACAATAACATAAGTGCCACCCGAATATTAATTGACCTGATGCGGGAAACAGGTAGCAGGAAAATGGCTTTTGCCAGTTCATCTTCGGTGTATGGCAACATGACCGACACACCATGGAGCGAAACTCTGGATGTTTCGATGCCTATTTCACCTTATGCGTTCACCAAAAAATCGTGCGAGCTCCTCAACCACACCTATCATCATCTTTATAAGCTCGATTTTATCAACCTAAGGTTTTTTACCGTATTTGGCCCCCGGCAGCGACCTGATTTGGCCATCAATAAGTTTACAAGGCTGCTTTACGAAAGAAAGCCCATTCCTATGTTTGGCGATGGTTCTACCGCGCGCGATTACACTTTTGTGGACGACACCGTTTCGGGTATCATCAAAGCTATTACGTATTTGCAAAACAACGAAAATGTTTTTGAAAACATCAACCTGGGCAACCATACACCTGTAAAACTGATTGACCTGATACACACCATTGCCGAAGTAAGCGGACAAAAACTGGAAATAGAGCGACTGCCCATGCAACCCGGCGATGTAAACATCACTTACGCCAATATAAATAAAGCAAAACAATTATTGGGATATGCGCCCACTACATCTCTTAAGGAAGGATTACAAGCTTTTATAAATTGGTACTTGAAACAGTAA
- a CDS encoding DUF4249 domain-containing protein, whose translation MKPILLPLLLLFLSSCYKEVDIDLPKRKPKLVIGSYITANEPIGAVITQSVPANDTVFTLKTKAQVSVAVNGEEYPLTHIKDSLYRSTIKVRHGRTYTIRASAPGYETVHASDSIPRPVGFGIKKYVATANVDNEGENISSITIDIKNIPDVPTFFELRMLSTVIYNWDEKDWTSVYYEGLHSQDITIRNEGLVNLSANKVGLLFTNELMQGSSHSLSFDFYNLIGDEHNSIDKVEIQLRTVSAAYYKFKKRLYPNLDNQVGDLWDGTGNPIDAYTNVVNGYGIFAGYSQVSHSKNL comes from the coding sequence ATGAAACCCATACTCCTCCCCCTCCTCCTTCTGTTCCTGAGCTCGTGCTACAAAGAAGTGGATATTGATTTGCCCAAGCGCAAACCCAAATTGGTTATCGGCAGTTATATCACGGCCAACGAACCCATCGGCGCAGTAATTACCCAATCGGTACCTGCCAACGATACGGTGTTTACCTTAAAAACAAAGGCACAAGTTAGCGTGGCCGTAAACGGCGAGGAATATCCTTTAACACATATAAAAGACTCGTTGTACCGCTCTACTATTAAGGTCCGGCACGGCAGAACATACACCATCAGGGCCAGTGCCCCGGGTTACGAAACGGTGCATGCAAGCGATTCTATCCCCCGTCCGGTAGGTTTCGGCATTAAAAAATACGTAGCCACAGCCAACGTAGATAACGAAGGCGAAAACATCTCCTCTATTACCATCGATATAAAAAACATCCCCGATGTGCCCACCTTTTTTGAGTTGCGCATGCTTAGCACGGTTATTTATAATTGGGATGAAAAAGACTGGACCAGTGTTTATTACGAGGGACTGCACAGCCAAGATATTACCATTAGGAACGAAGGCTTGGTAAACCTCAGTGCCAACAAGGTGGGTTTGTTGTTTACCAACGAGCTAATGCAGGGCAGCAGCCATAGCCTAAGCTTTGATTTTTACAATTTAATAGGTGACGAACACAATAGCATAGACAAGGTGGAAATACAATTGAGGACGGTTTCGGCAGCGTACTACAAGTTTAAAAAACGTTTGTACCCCAATCTCGATAACCAAGTGGGCGATTTATGGGACGGCACGGGCAACCCGATCGATGCCTATACAAATGTGGTAAATGGCTACGGCATTTTTGCCGGTTACAGCCAGGTGTCTCACTCTAAAAATCTGTAA
- the sucC gene encoding ADP-forming succinate--CoA ligase subunit beta → MNIHEYQGQEILKRYGVRVSEGIVADNPDRAVAAAKRLKQLTGTDIWVVKAQIHAGGRGKGGGVKVATSLDEVKEVSKQILGMQLVTHQTGPEGKKVNKVLVAQNVFYAGESEPKEYYMSVLLNRDTSRNIIMYSTEGGMDIEKVAEETPHLIYKEEIDPATGVLPFQARRVAFNLGLSGKAFKEMTKFVTALYKAYEGADASLVEINPVLKTSDDLVMAIDAKINLDDNALYRHRDFIEMRDLDEEDPAEIEASKHNLNFVKLDGNVGCMVNGAGLAMATMDIIKLSGGDPANFLDVGGGANAQTVEAGLKIILADPNVKAILINIFGGIVRCDRVAHGVVEAYKKIGDIDIPIIVRLQGTNAEGGKKIIDESGLKVFSAITLKEASDLVQELVG, encoded by the coding sequence ATGAATATTCACGAATATCAAGGTCAGGAAATCCTCAAACGATATGGGGTCCGGGTTTCGGAAGGAATTGTGGCTGATAACCCGGACAGGGCAGTAGCCGCAGCAAAACGTTTAAAGCAATTAACCGGAACAGATATCTGGGTTGTGAAAGCTCAGATACATGCCGGGGGGCGTGGCAAAGGTGGCGGAGTTAAGGTGGCTACCTCATTAGACGAGGTAAAAGAAGTGTCCAAGCAGATTTTGGGTATGCAGCTGGTAACCCACCAAACAGGTCCGGAGGGAAAAAAAGTGAATAAAGTGCTTGTAGCACAAAATGTGTTTTATGCAGGCGAATCGGAGCCAAAAGAGTATTACATGAGCGTACTCCTTAATCGGGATACCAGCCGGAATATTATCATGTATTCTACCGAGGGAGGGATGGATATTGAAAAAGTAGCTGAGGAAACGCCTCATCTTATTTATAAGGAGGAGATTGACCCTGCCACCGGTGTTTTGCCTTTTCAGGCACGCAGGGTAGCTTTTAATCTGGGTTTGTCGGGTAAGGCATTTAAGGAGATGACAAAGTTTGTAACCGCACTTTATAAAGCCTACGAAGGAGCCGATGCTTCGTTGGTGGAGATTAACCCTGTGCTTAAAACTTCCGACGATTTGGTTATGGCCATCGATGCAAAAATTAACCTCGACGACAATGCCCTTTACAGGCATCGCGATTTTATTGAGATGCGTGATTTGGATGAGGAAGATCCGGCAGAGATAGAAGCATCAAAGCACAATCTTAATTTTGTAAAGCTCGACGGTAACGTGGGCTGTATGGTTAATGGTGCCGGTTTAGCAATGGCTACCATGGACATCATAAAACTATCAGGTGGCGACCCGGCAAACTTCCTCGATGTGGGTGGTGGTGCCAATGCACAAACGGTGGAGGCAGGTTTAAAGATAATTCTGGCCGACCCTAATGTAAAAGCCATACTGATAAATATATTTGGGGGAATAGTACGCTGCGACAGAGTGGCACACGGCGTGGTAGAAGCCTATAAAAAGATAGGCGATATTGATATTCCAATCATTGTTCGGCTTCAAGGAACAAATGCCGAGGGAGGCAAAAAGATTATTGATGAATCCGGTTTGAAAGTTTTCTCGGCTATTACACTTAAAGAAGCATCCGACCTGGTGCAGGAGCTGGTGGGTTAG
- a CDS encoding MATE family efflux transporter, which yields MKDLTVGNEAKLIFNFALPMVLGNLFQQLYSVVDRIIVGRFISDQALAAIGASFPIFYMLISFVIGIGSGATIVISQYFGARENEKVKRAITTIYIFLFFASLVIMLMGIYFSREIFELLNVGEDVLPHSVAYFRVYMVGMIAFFGFNGTSSILRGLGDSKTPLRFLMFATALNIVLDILFVVVLNWGIEGAAWATVIAQFSAFGGAIWYIERKQHIISFKLKQWVFDWQLFKQSLRIGLPTGFQQTFVALGMMALIRIVNNFDSSVLAAYTAAGQIDSLAALPALNLASALSAFVGQNLGANKIERIRKGLWATLYMSWSISFVVMLAAYFFSGHLMALFSESKDVIHHGSNYLIIVSSFYLVFSTMFVLHGVLRGAGATLIPMFITLLSLWIIRIPLAVFFSEHFGVNGIWWAIPAGWATGMIGSLIYYLSGKWKGKGVIKQQFVV from the coding sequence ATGAAAGACCTGACAGTAGGAAACGAAGCCAAACTCATTTTTAACTTTGCCTTACCCATGGTACTGGGCAACCTTTTCCAACAGCTTTACAGCGTAGTTGACCGTATTATCGTGGGGCGATTTATAAGCGACCAGGCGCTGGCTGCCATCGGGGCATCGTTCCCTATTTTTTACATGCTTATATCATTTGTTATCGGTATTGGCAGCGGTGCCACCATTGTAATATCACAATATTTTGGAGCCAGAGAAAACGAAAAGGTGAAACGAGCTATAACCACCATCTATATTTTCCTGTTTTTTGCCAGCCTGGTCATTATGCTTATGGGGATTTATTTTAGCCGCGAAATATTTGAATTGCTCAACGTGGGCGAAGATGTATTACCGCATTCGGTTGCTTATTTTCGTGTTTATATGGTGGGCATGATCGCTTTTTTTGGTTTTAACGGTACTTCATCCATATTGCGTGGCTTGGGCGATTCCAAAACACCCTTGCGCTTCCTGATGTTTGCTACAGCACTCAACATTGTTCTCGATATCCTATTTGTGGTAGTATTAAACTGGGGTATTGAGGGAGCAGCCTGGGCTACAGTTATTGCACAGTTTTCGGCCTTTGGCGGAGCCATTTGGTATATCGAACGAAAACAACACATCATATCCTTCAAGCTTAAACAGTGGGTTTTTGATTGGCAACTCTTTAAACAAAGCCTGCGCATCGGTCTGCCCACCGGATTTCAACAAACATTTGTGGCTTTAGGTATGATGGCGCTCATCCGTATAGTAAATAATTTCGACTCCTCCGTTTTGGCTGCTTATACCGCCGCGGGGCAGATAGATTCCTTAGCTGCTCTGCCCGCGCTCAATCTGGCATCGGCTCTTTCGGCTTTTGTAGGGCAAAATCTGGGTGCCAATAAAATTGAGCGTATACGAAAAGGGCTGTGGGCCACACTCTATATGTCGTGGAGTATCAGCTTTGTAGTAATGCTTGCGGCCTATTTTTTCAGCGGCCACCTGATGGCCTTATTTTCAGAGAGTAAGGATGTAATACACCACGGCTCCAACTACCTGATTATCGTAAGCTCCTTTTATCTTGTTTTTTCAACTATGTTTGTGCTGCATGGTGTATTACGCGGCGCGGGGGCTACTCTTATACCTATGTTTATCACTTTACTATCCTTATGGATTATCCGCATTCCCCTGGCCGTATTTTTTTCGGAACATTTTGGGGTAAACGGCATATGGTGGGCTATACCTGCAGGTTGGGCAACGGGTATGATAGGTTCCTTAATTTATTACCTCAGCGGTAAATGGAAAGGAAAAGGGGTAATTAAACAGCAGTTTGTTGTTTAA
- a CDS encoding TonB-dependent receptor — MRRITILALCAIMAGKLLAQVNLSGYVTDDTTGEPLIGVSVYCTETEQGQASNAFGYFNFTFADKGKYSIQFSYVGYAPYKARFDIKDDTLMGITLQPGLDIQEISVKAQKPIEERAEISTAQLTMKEVKRIPALGGEVDLIKALQLLPGVSQGSEGSSGMYVRGGSPDQNLILLDDVPLYYVNHLGGFVSTFNPDAIQNVTLIKGGFPARYGSRLSSVLDVRMKNGNTKQFKGHATVGMVSSKLTLEGPVKKETSSYLISVRRMMYDILMRPLTPLLFNGAGMGYNFYDANAKYNHKLSHRDRLYLSFYMGDDRSITSFKPKDSDITSKGKLRWGNTLAALRWNHVFNPKLFNNLTASYTQYRNTMEQNYKGSGSKFDYRFLSKVSDATLKTDFDWFVGNTYTLRTGANIIYHRYLPSRMNNKQSVDGVTNDSTHVNYREEAMEANVYIENEIQLSPNISFNLGLRYANYKVDRKIYPSIEPRLAFNYRFMPHHSLKLGYAQMQQNVHLLTGSSTGMPSDYWLPPTKRLAPQLSVQYSVGWAHTTADKKFEISVEAYYKEMDNLISFKDGVSYFTGLGNWENHVEGKGKGTARGIEFFLKKNKGKTTGWIGYTLSETTRKFGEVNQGKRYPYRYDRPHDISIVVQHQIRPSIDVFASWVYNTGNAITLAKEHFMVPHEPKDEYEKPYVSVEIYDGKNSTRMQAYHRLDVGINFIKKRSRGERIWRLSVYNLYNRQNAYYYFWDNELNAIGWELTEPRLYKQTLFPIIPSVSYSWTF; from the coding sequence ATGCGCCGTATAACAATACTGGCCCTCTGCGCCATAATGGCGGGCAAACTACTTGCACAGGTAAACCTATCGGGTTATGTAACGGATGATACCACGGGCGAGCCCTTGATAGGCGTAAGTGTATATTGTACCGAAACCGAACAAGGACAGGCCAGCAATGCCTTTGGGTATTTTAACTTCACGTTTGCCGACAAAGGAAAGTACAGCATCCAATTTTCGTATGTGGGCTATGCACCCTACAAAGCCCGGTTTGACATAAAGGACGATACGCTGATGGGCATTACCTTACAGCCGGGCCTGGATATTCAAGAAATAAGCGTTAAGGCCCAAAAACCCATTGAAGAAAGAGCGGAGATAAGCACCGCGCAGCTTACCATGAAAGAAGTAAAGCGCATCCCCGCGCTGGGCGGCGAGGTGGATCTGATAAAGGCACTGCAGCTGCTTCCGGGCGTTAGCCAAGGCAGCGAGGGCAGCAGCGGCATGTACGTGCGGGGCGGCAGTCCGGACCAGAACCTGATTTTATTGGACGACGTACCGCTCTATTACGTAAACCACCTGGGCGGCTTTGTATCTACCTTTAACCCCGATGCCATCCAAAACGTAACCCTCATAAAAGGAGGTTTTCCGGCCCGTTACGGCTCGCGCCTGTCGTCGGTGCTGGACGTGCGCATGAAAAACGGCAACACCAAACAATTTAAGGGACATGCCACCGTGGGCATGGTATCGTCGAAACTAACATTGGAAGGCCCCGTAAAAAAAGAAACCTCGTCGTACCTTATTTCGGTGCGCCGGATGATGTACGATATTTTGATGCGGCCGCTAACCCCGCTGCTGTTTAACGGTGCCGGCATGGGCTACAATTTTTACGACGCGAATGCCAAGTACAACCACAAGCTAAGCCACCGGGACCGTTTGTACCTGAGCTTTTATATGGGCGACGACCGCAGCATCACTTCCTTTAAACCCAAAGACAGCGACATTACCTCCAAAGGAAAACTGCGCTGGGGCAACACCTTGGCCGCACTGCGCTGGAACCATGTTTTTAACCCAAAGTTGTTCAACAACCTTACGGCATCCTATACGCAGTACCGCAATACAATGGAACAAAATTATAAAGGGAGCGGCAGCAAATTCGATTACCGTTTTTTGTCGAAGGTATCGGATGCGACCTTAAAAACAGATTTCGATTGGTTTGTGGGCAACACCTACACCCTGCGCACCGGGGCAAATATTATTTATCATCGTTACCTGCCCTCGCGCATGAACAACAAACAAAGCGTGGACGGTGTTACCAACGACTCTACGCATGTAAACTACCGCGAGGAGGCTATGGAGGCCAATGTTTACATCGAAAACGAAATTCAGCTTAGCCCCAACATCAGTTTTAATTTGGGTTTGAGATATGCCAATTATAAGGTGGACAGAAAAATATACCCAAGCATTGAACCCCGCCTGGCATTCAACTACCGCTTTATGCCGCACCATTCGTTAAAGTTGGGATATGCCCAAATGCAGCAGAACGTACACCTGCTCACGGGCAGCAGCACCGGCATGCCGTCGGATTATTGGTTGCCGCCCACAAAACGGCTCGCCCCGCAACTATCGGTACAGTACTCCGTGGGGTGGGCACATACCACCGCCGATAAAAAATTTGAGATAAGCGTTGAAGCCTATTATAAGGAGATGGATAATCTGATTTCGTTCAAGGACGGGGTGTCCTACTTTACGGGCCTGGGCAATTGGGAAAACCATGTAGAAGGCAAGGGCAAAGGAACCGCCAGGGGCATTGAATTTTTCCTGAAGAAAAATAAGGGCAAAACAACGGGATGGATTGGCTACACCCTCTCGGAGACCACCCGCAAGTTCGGGGAGGTAAACCAGGGCAAACGATATCCGTACCGTTATGACCGTCCGCACGACATCAGTATTGTGGTGCAGCACCAAATAAGACCCAGCATCGATGTTTTTGCCTCATGGGTATATAACACGGGCAATGCCATTACCCTGGCCAAGGAACATTTCATGGTGCCCCACGAACCAAAAGATGAATACGAAAAGCCCTATGTTAGCGTGGAAATATACGACGGTAAAAACAGCACCCGCATGCAAGCCTACCACCGCCTGGACGTAGGCATAAACTTTATTAAAAAAAGAAGCCGGGGAGAGCGTATCTGGCGCCTCAGCGTATATAACCTCTACAACCGCCAAAATGCCTATTATTATTTCTGGGACAACGAATTGAATGCCATCGGATGGGAACTGACAGAGCCCCGCCTGTACAAACAAACCCTCTTCCCCATTATCCCCTCGGTAAGTTACAGTTGGACGTTTTGA
- the lepA gene encoding translation elongation factor 4 — protein sequence MKHIRNFCIIAHIDHGKSTLADRLLEFTSTVSERDAQAQVLDNMDIERERGITIKSHAIQMDYLLDGEKYVLNLIDTPGHVDFSYEVSRSIAACEGALLIVDSTQGIQAQTISNLYKAIEHDLHIIPVMNKMDLPNAMPDEVEDQILELIGGKREDIIHASGKTGMGIENILRAIVHDVPPPVGDSAKPLQCMIFDSVFNSFRGIIAYFKVVNGEIRKGDLVKFMATGKEYHADEVGVLRLEMEPRKMLGAGDVGYIISGIKTSKEVKVGDTITHVKGGCQNRVEGFEEVKPMVFAGVYPIDSDDYEDLRASMEKLQLNDASLTFEPESSAALGFGFRCGFLGMLHMEIIQERLEREFDMNVITTVPNVPYIVHTKKGEQVEVHNPSGLPEQTIIDWIDEPYIHAQIITKSEYIGQIMNLCLTKRGEMVKQEYLTADRVELSYNMPLAEIVFDFYDKLKSISKGYASFDYQPIGFKPAKLIKLDILLNGESVDALSTLIHFDNAQPLGRRMCEKLKELIPRQQFDIAIQAAIGSKIISRETVKAVRKDVTAKCYGGDISRKRKLLEKQKKGKKRMKQVGNVEVPQKAFMAVLKLD from the coding sequence ATGAAGCATATAAGAAACTTTTGTATTATTGCCCATATCGACCACGGTAAAAGTACCTTGGCCGACAGATTATTGGAATTCACCTCTACCGTGTCCGAAAGGGACGCTCAGGCACAGGTGCTCGACAATATGGACATTGAAAGGGAAAGGGGGATCACCATTAAAAGCCATGCCATACAGATGGATTATTTGCTCGATGGTGAAAAGTATGTTCTTAACTTGATTGATACGCCGGGGCACGTGGACTTTTCGTATGAGGTTTCGCGATCCATAGCAGCTTGCGAAGGTGCTTTGCTGATTGTGGATTCAACCCAGGGTATTCAGGCGCAAACAATTTCGAATTTATACAAAGCCATAGAGCACGATTTACATATCATCCCGGTGATGAACAAAATGGATTTGCCCAATGCCATGCCCGATGAAGTGGAGGATCAAATTCTGGAGTTGATTGGGGGAAAACGTGAAGATATAATTCATGCCAGTGGAAAAACGGGAATGGGTATAGAGAACATACTGCGCGCCATTGTTCATGATGTGCCACCACCGGTGGGCGATTCGGCAAAACCTTTGCAATGTATGATCTTTGATTCTGTTTTTAATTCTTTTAGGGGGATTATCGCTTATTTTAAGGTGGTAAACGGAGAAATACGTAAAGGCGATTTGGTCAAATTTATGGCTACCGGAAAAGAATATCATGCCGATGAGGTAGGGGTGCTACGGTTGGAAATGGAACCAAGGAAAATGTTGGGTGCAGGTGATGTGGGCTATATCATATCAGGGATAAAAACAAGTAAAGAAGTTAAGGTGGGCGACACCATTACCCACGTGAAGGGAGGATGCCAAAATAGGGTAGAGGGTTTTGAAGAGGTTAAACCCATGGTTTTTGCCGGGGTGTACCCTATCGATAGCGACGACTACGAAGATTTGAGAGCTTCGATGGAAAAGCTTCAACTCAATGATGCTTCCCTTACATTTGAACCGGAATCATCGGCCGCCCTGGGTTTTGGTTTTCGTTGTGGCTTCCTGGGGATGCTCCATATGGAAATTATTCAGGAACGTTTAGAGAGGGAGTTTGATATGAATGTGATAACAACTGTTCCGAACGTGCCTTATATCGTACATACAAAAAAAGGAGAGCAGGTAGAGGTGCACAATCCCTCCGGATTGCCCGAGCAGACAATTATCGACTGGATAGACGAACCGTATATCCATGCCCAGATAATTACCAAGTCGGAGTATATAGGACAGATAATGAATTTGTGTCTGACTAAACGCGGCGAGATGGTGAAACAGGAATATTTGACTGCCGACAGGGTGGAGTTGAGTTATAACATGCCACTGGCCGAAATTGTATTCGACTTTTATGATAAGCTCAAGAGTATTTCTAAAGGATATGCCTCTTTCGATTATCAGCCTATAGGTTTTAAACCCGCCAAATTAATTAAGCTCGATATACTGCTTAATGGCGAAAGTGTGGATGCCCTTTCAACACTAATTCATTTTGATAATGCCCAACCCCTGGGACGACGAATGTGCGAAAAGTTAAAGGAACTGATACCCCGACAGCAATTCGACATTGCCATACAGGCCGCTATCGGCAGTAAAATTATATCGCGCGAAACGGTAAAAGCGGTGCGTAAAGATGTTACCGCCAAATGTTATGGTGGCGACATTAGCCGTAAGCGTAAACTGTTGGAGAAACAGAAGAAAGGTAAAAAACGGATGAAACAGGTAGGTAACGTGGAGGTGCCCCAAAAGGCATTTATGGCGGTGCTAAAACTGGATTAA
- a CDS encoding DMT family transporter, with protein sequence MIWILLTLASAFFIGLYEVAKKHAVHNNAVWLVLLYGSFTGAILFLPFIVLSALGAIGSDFILYVPRITLYEHLLILLKTGIVLTSWVLSYFALKHLPITIASPIRSTSPIWTILGALIIYQERLTPMQWLGLVLTLGFFFLFSLAGRREGISFRSNKWVWLALLAAMFSSSSALFDKHLIRSIDKVAVQAFFTIYQVVLLFPVVLIIRKNNPNALPLKWRWTIPAVAILLIFADFLYFAALNDPSSLIAIVSTIRRGSVIVAFILGAWLFKERNLTRKAIFLAGILAGLVILLLS encoded by the coding sequence ATGATTTGGATACTGCTTACGCTCGCTTCGGCATTTTTTATAGGCTTGTACGAAGTGGCTAAAAAACATGCCGTTCATAATAATGCGGTTTGGCTGGTACTGCTGTACGGCTCTTTTACCGGTGCTATTCTGTTTTTACCTTTCATTGTACTTTCGGCTTTGGGTGCAATCGGCAGTGATTTTATACTCTACGTTCCGCGCATCACCCTATATGAGCATCTTCTTATTCTGTTAAAAACAGGTATTGTACTCACCTCCTGGGTACTCTCCTATTTTGCTCTAAAACATCTACCCATTACCATTGCATCGCCTATACGATCCACTTCGCCCATATGGACCATTCTCGGTGCCTTGATAATTTATCAGGAACGACTAACGCCCATGCAATGGTTGGGGCTTGTGCTTACTTTGGGTTTTTTCTTTCTTTTTTCGCTGGCGGGTAGGCGCGAAGGAATTTCGTTTAGAAGCAATAAATGGGTTTGGTTGGCCTTGCTGGCCGCTATGTTTTCATCATCCAGTGCCCTTTTCGATAAACATTTGATTCGTTCCATCGATAAAGTGGCAGTACAGGCTTTCTTTACCATTTACCAGGTAGTCCTTCTCTTCCCTGTTGTCCTTATCATCCGAAAAAACAATCCCAATGCTTTACCGCTGAAATGGCGCTGGACTATTCCGGCCGTTGCCATTTTATTAATTTTTGCCGACTTCCTCTACTTTGCCGCCTTAAACGACCCCAGCTCTCTCATTGCCATCGTTTCCACTATTAGGCGAGGCAGTGTAATTGTTGCTTTTATTTTGGGTGCATGGCTTTTTAAAGAACGTAACCTGACCCGCAAAGCAATATTTCTGGCAGGAATATTAGCTGGATTGGTTATTTTATTACTTAGTTGA